A genomic window from Streptomyces mirabilis includes:
- a CDS encoding LLM class F420-dependent oxidoreductase encodes MPQSLGSSRPFRFGVNLLAPAPLDEWRAKCRRAEELGYDVILVPDHLGMPAPFPSLVAAAEATERPRLGTFVLNAGFWNPTLLAREVATTDTLTGGRLELGLGTGYIRAEHDTAGLPWGSPRERVDRLRRTVEELERLLGSDEHQPGAVQRPRVPLLIGANGDRMLRLTAEHADIAAFTGARTSPGGTLEPITAAALDERVALYREAAEGRKEPAELNLLIQVLAVTEDRGAAIRPWLPRIPSLTEDQVLELPIVLVGTLEQIVTQVRAQRERYGFSYLTVLEPNMEAFAPVVEALRDE; translated from the coding sequence ATGCCGCAGTCCCTGGGCTCCTCCCGCCCGTTCCGGTTCGGCGTCAATCTGCTCGCCCCCGCACCCCTCGACGAGTGGCGCGCCAAGTGCCGACGCGCCGAGGAACTCGGTTACGACGTGATCCTGGTCCCCGACCACCTGGGCATGCCCGCGCCCTTCCCCTCGCTGGTGGCAGCGGCGGAGGCAACCGAGCGGCCCCGCCTCGGCACCTTCGTGCTCAACGCGGGCTTCTGGAATCCCACGCTGCTGGCCCGCGAGGTCGCCACCACGGACACGCTCACGGGCGGTCGCCTCGAACTCGGGCTCGGCACCGGCTACATCCGGGCGGAGCACGACACGGCGGGCCTCCCCTGGGGCTCACCGCGCGAGCGGGTCGACCGTCTCCGGCGCACCGTCGAGGAGTTGGAGCGCCTCCTCGGTTCGGACGAGCACCAGCCGGGAGCGGTGCAGCGCCCCCGCGTGCCGCTGCTGATCGGCGCCAACGGCGACCGGATGCTGCGGCTCACCGCCGAGCACGCGGACATCGCGGCGTTCACCGGGGCGCGCACCAGCCCGGGCGGCACGCTGGAGCCGATCACGGCCGCCGCACTGGACGAACGCGTCGCCCTGTACCGGGAGGCCGCGGAGGGGCGCAAGGAGCCCGCCGAGCTCAATCTGCTGATCCAGGTCCTCGCCGTCACCGAGGACCGCGGCGCCGCGATCCGGCCCTGGCTGCCCCGCATCCCGAGTCTGACCGAGGACCAGGTGCTGGAGCTGCCGATCGTGCTGGTGGGAACACTGGAGCAGATCGTCACGCAGGTGCGGGCGCAGCGGGAACGGTATGGCTTCTCGTATCTGACGGTCCTGGAGCCGAACATGGAGGCGTTCGCCCCCGTCGTCGAGGCGCTGCGGGACGAGTGA
- a CDS encoding GNAT family N-acetyltransferase, with the protein MTDMRIRAATPEDLGTVLAFWKVAAEGTSISDDRDGVELLVAHDPEALILAEDDGELVGTVIAGFDGWRCHLYRLAVHPGRRRRGIGSALLAAAEERFVRLGGRRSDAMVLRRNETGQHAWRAAGYELQEQWRRWAKPLTD; encoded by the coding sequence ATGACCGACATGCGCATACGGGCCGCGACGCCCGAGGACCTCGGCACCGTGCTGGCCTTCTGGAAGGTGGCGGCCGAGGGCACGAGCATCAGTGACGACCGGGACGGCGTGGAGCTGCTGGTCGCCCACGATCCGGAGGCGCTGATCCTGGCCGAGGACGACGGCGAGCTGGTGGGCACGGTGATCGCGGGCTTCGACGGCTGGCGCTGCCATCTGTACCGGCTCGCGGTGCATCCCGGGCGGCGCCGCCGCGGGATCGGCTCCGCGCTGCTCGCCGCCGCCGAGGAGCGGTTCGTACGGCTCGGGGGGCGCCGCTCGGACGCGATGGTGCTGCGGCGCAACGAGACCGGGCAGCATGCGTGGCGGGCCGCCGGGTACGAGCTCCAGGAGCAGTGGCGCCGCTGGGCGAAGCCGCTCACCGACTAG
- a CDS encoding hemolysin family protein, producing the protein MTEVLLLLVAVLLSLACGAFVAAEFSLTTVERSELERAVERGERGASGALKAARNLTFQLSGAQLGITVTNLVVGMLSESSIAKLIAGPLESLGVSSSASRSVALVIGTALSTVFLMVVGELVPKNWAISSPLAVAKRVATPQRWFSAAFRPFITHLNNTANRVVRVFGLEPAEELASARGPQELVALARHSAKEGALEADTAELFVRTLNLADLTAENVMTPRVQVIALDVQATCEDVANATRATGLSRFPVYHGNLDSVVGVAHIKDVVAVPAESRPRTPVSQIMRAPLFVPESLTVDRLLDRLSGGRTMAVVIDEYGGTAGVATLEDIVEEVVGEVRDEHDPHETPDLAPAGADQEGRALYSADGSARTDQLARVGLRVPEGPYETLAGFLATELGRIPAVGDAVEVAGWRLDVVDASGRRAARVLLHAPRDGEQRYDEERGPR; encoded by the coding sequence ATGACCGAAGTGCTCCTCCTCCTGGTGGCGGTGCTGCTCTCGCTGGCCTGTGGCGCCTTCGTCGCGGCGGAGTTCTCGCTGACCACGGTCGAGCGCAGCGAGCTGGAGCGGGCCGTCGAGCGCGGCGAGCGCGGCGCGTCGGGCGCCCTCAAGGCTGCACGGAACCTGACGTTCCAGCTGTCCGGCGCCCAGCTCGGCATCACCGTCACCAACCTGGTCGTCGGCATGCTCTCCGAGTCGTCGATCGCCAAGCTGATCGCGGGTCCGCTGGAGTCGCTCGGCGTCTCGTCCTCCGCGTCCCGTTCGGTGGCGCTGGTCATCGGTACGGCCCTGTCGACGGTCTTCCTGATGGTCGTCGGCGAGCTGGTCCCCAAGAACTGGGCGATCTCCTCTCCGCTCGCCGTGGCCAAGCGGGTGGCGACGCCGCAGCGCTGGTTCAGCGCCGCGTTCCGCCCGTTCATCACGCATCTCAACAACACGGCCAACCGTGTCGTACGGGTCTTCGGACTCGAACCGGCCGAGGAGCTGGCCTCCGCGCGCGGGCCCCAGGAACTGGTCGCCCTGGCCCGGCACTCCGCCAAGGAGGGCGCCCTGGAGGCGGACACCGCCGAGCTGTTCGTGCGCACCCTGAACCTCGCCGACCTGACCGCGGAGAACGTGATGACCCCGCGCGTCCAGGTCATCGCGCTGGACGTCCAGGCGACCTGCGAGGACGTGGCGAACGCGACCCGGGCGACGGGTCTGTCCCGCTTCCCCGTCTACCACGGCAACCTCGACTCGGTCGTGGGCGTGGCACACATCAAGGACGTGGTGGCGGTACCAGCCGAGTCACGGCCCCGCACCCCCGTCTCCCAGATCATGCGCGCACCCCTGTTCGTACCGGAGTCACTCACCGTCGATCGGCTGCTCGACCGGCTGTCCGGTGGGCGCACCATGGCCGTCGTCATCGACGAGTACGGCGGCACGGCGGGCGTCGCCACCCTGGAGGACATCGTCGAGGAGGTCGTCGGCGAGGTCCGCGACGAGCACGACCCGCACGAGACGCCCGACCTGGCCCCGGCCGGCGCGGACCAGGAGGGGCGGGCGCTGTACTCGGCCGACGGGTCCGCCCGCACCGACCAGCTGGCCCGCGTCGGGCTGCGGGTGCCCGAGGGGCCCTACGAGACCCTGGCCGGCTTCCTCGCGACCGAGCTCGGGCGCATCCCCGCCGTCGGGGACGCCGTCGAGGTCGCCGGGTGGCGGCTCGACGTGGTGGACGCCTCCGGGCGGCGGGCCGCGCGGGTGCTGCTGCACGCGCCGCGCGACGGGGAGCAGCGGTACGACGAGGAGAGGGGGCCGCGATGA
- a CDS encoding hemolysin family protein, with the protein MTAVQLLIGLATLVVNAFFVGGEFALISVRRSQIEPHAEEGDRRARSVLWGLEHLSALLAAAQLGITLCTLVLGIVAEPAIAHLLEPAFHAVGVSQSAGHAISFVIALALATYLHMLLGEMVPKNIALAEPVRTALLLGPPLVALSRALRPVIFTVNAFANGLLKLLRVETKDEVVATFSDDELARLIKDSGEAGLIDDRALERLHDALELGRRPVRDVVLPLEGVVYARVGVTPDELERLSAESGFSRFPVVDEGRRIVGYLHVKDALDAMPREVPFRVEDMRPIARVRESTPLDDVLTAMRRSRTHLAAVMGSDGRMTGLVTMEDVLRELFGQTV; encoded by the coding sequence ATGACCGCCGTACAACTGCTGATCGGGCTGGCGACGCTGGTCGTGAACGCCTTCTTCGTGGGCGGCGAGTTCGCGCTGATCTCGGTGCGCCGCAGCCAGATCGAGCCGCACGCCGAGGAGGGCGACCGGCGGGCACGCAGCGTCCTGTGGGGCCTGGAGCACCTGTCCGCGCTGCTGGCGGCCGCGCAGCTGGGCATCACCCTGTGCACGCTGGTCCTCGGCATCGTGGCCGAGCCCGCGATCGCGCACCTGCTGGAACCGGCGTTCCACGCGGTGGGCGTCTCGCAGAGCGCGGGCCACGCGATCTCGTTCGTGATCGCGCTCGCCCTGGCGACCTATCTGCACATGCTGCTCGGCGAAATGGTGCCGAAGAACATCGCGCTCGCGGAGCCGGTGCGCACCGCGCTGCTGCTCGGACCGCCGCTGGTGGCGCTCTCCCGGGCGCTGCGCCCGGTGATCTTCACGGTCAACGCCTTCGCGAACGGCCTGCTGAAGCTGCTGCGGGTCGAGACGAAGGACGAGGTCGTCGCCACCTTCTCCGACGACGAGCTGGCCAGGCTGATCAAGGACTCCGGCGAGGCGGGGCTCATCGACGACCGCGCTCTGGAACGGTTGCACGACGCGCTGGAGCTCGGCCGCCGGCCCGTACGGGACGTGGTGCTGCCACTGGAAGGTGTCGTCTACGCGCGCGTGGGCGTCACTCCGGACGAGCTGGAACGGCTGTCCGCCGAGTCCGGCTTCTCGCGCTTCCCGGTCGTGGACGAGGGGCGCCGCATCGTGGGCTATCTGCACGTCAAGGACGCGCTGGACGCGATGCCGCGCGAGGTGCCGTTCCGGGTGGAGGACATGCGGCCCATCGCGCGGGTGCGGGAGAGCACCCCGCTGGACGACGTGCTCACGGCGATGCGCCGCAGTCGTACGCATCTCGCGGCCGTCATGGGCAGCGACGGACGGATGACGGGGCTGGTGACGATGGAGGACGTGCTGAGGGAGCTGTTCGGACAGACGGTGTGA
- a CDS encoding SGNH/GDSL hydrolase family protein, which produces MQTNATYTSLVAVGDSFTEGMSDRLPDGSYRGWADLLAGRMATRTPGFKYANLAVRGKLIGQIVEEQVDVAVAMRPDVITLVGGLNDTLRPKVDMGRVRALLEEAVERLAPACERLVLMRSPGRNGPVLERFRPRMEELFSVVDQLADRHGALVVDLYGAPSLADPRMWDVDRLHLTAEGHRRVAEAVWQTLGYEPEDKEWRTPMPPTAPPGWVARRAADASFARQHLLPWIGRRLTGRSSGDGRAGAQFSPELGKAFWVTPADHTNPGPVADWRRAEP; this is translated from the coding sequence ATGCAGACGAATGCCACCTACACCAGTCTTGTCGCGGTCGGCGACTCCTTCACCGAGGGCATGTCGGACCGGCTGCCCGACGGCTCCTACCGCGGCTGGGCCGATCTCCTCGCCGGCCGGATGGCCACGCGGACGCCCGGTTTCAAGTACGCCAACCTCGCGGTGCGCGGCAAGCTGATCGGACAGATCGTCGAGGAACAGGTGGACGTCGCGGTCGCGATGCGGCCCGACGTGATCACCCTCGTCGGCGGACTCAACGACACACTGCGCCCCAAGGTCGACATGGGACGCGTCCGCGCTCTCCTGGAGGAGGCCGTGGAGCGGCTCGCCCCCGCCTGCGAGCGGCTCGTCCTGATGCGCAGCCCGGGCCGCAACGGTCCGGTGCTCGAACGGTTCCGGCCGCGTATGGAGGAGCTCTTCTCCGTCGTCGACCAGCTCGCGGATCGGCACGGCGCGCTGGTGGTCGACCTCTATGGGGCGCCCTCACTCGCCGACCCCCGGATGTGGGACGTGGACCGACTGCATCTGACGGCCGAGGGGCACCGGCGGGTCGCGGAGGCCGTCTGGCAGACGCTCGGGTACGAACCCGAGGACAAGGAGTGGCGTACGCCGATGCCGCCGACGGCGCCGCCCGGCTGGGTCGCCCGCCGCGCCGCCGACGCCAGCTTCGCCAGGCAGCACCTGCTGCCGTGGATAGGACGACGCCTGACGGGACGCTCATCGGGGGACGGCCGGGCAGGCGCGCAGTTCAGCCCTGAGCTGGGCAAAGCCTTCTGGGTCACCCCTGCGGACCACACGAACCCCGGTCCTGTGGCGGACTGGCGACGGGCGGAGCCCTAA
- a CDS encoding teichoic acid biosynthesis protein C, which translates to MTHTSPMSFSRRGLLRAGTGLGLAALGVGYGAGAASAAIPTSPRFDLTQPSYDLYRGQSLHDVTVQQGFAFDNVNRRLFVAQRRDGSSDTAGDLCITQLDFAGNYVGYMHLTGFGHGVAFGAQGVGSSTYLWTEVDANANGYGARLARFKFTSGTALSNTSSALTKYTPVATATEHTCSIDPVNNRLIVRYNVSDGKHIAVYDLADATNGDFSSSLADFKQPSLPTLSPTFQGYTAYGQYLYLLTGTSYDASGGVVNSEITCVDMNTGTIVQGPVLTKAGETLDFREPEGLAIYQTVAGEVRLFLGFASGAAGDRRSNLFYKNALV; encoded by the coding sequence ATGACACACACGTCGCCCATGAGCTTCAGCCGACGCGGGCTGCTGCGCGCGGGTACCGGCCTCGGCCTCGCCGCGCTGGGCGTCGGATACGGCGCGGGCGCCGCGAGCGCCGCCATACCGACGTCCCCGCGTTTCGACCTGACACAGCCCTCGTACGACCTCTACCGCGGGCAGTCCCTTCACGACGTGACCGTCCAGCAGGGCTTCGCCTTCGACAACGTCAACCGGCGGCTGTTCGTGGCGCAGCGGCGCGACGGCTCCTCGGACACCGCCGGCGACCTGTGCATCACGCAGCTCGACTTCGCGGGCAACTACGTCGGCTACATGCACCTGACGGGCTTCGGGCACGGTGTCGCCTTCGGCGCGCAGGGCGTGGGCTCGTCGACGTACCTGTGGACGGAGGTCGACGCCAACGCGAACGGCTACGGCGCACGTCTCGCCCGCTTCAAGTTCACCAGCGGGACGGCGCTGTCAAACACGTCGTCGGCGCTGACGAAGTACACGCCCGTGGCCACCGCGACCGAGCACACCTGCTCGATCGACCCGGTCAACAACCGCCTGATCGTCCGGTACAACGTCAGCGACGGCAAGCACATCGCGGTCTACGACCTCGCAGACGCCACGAACGGCGACTTCTCCTCGTCGCTCGCCGACTTCAAGCAGCCGAGCCTGCCGACGCTGTCGCCGACGTTCCAGGGCTACACGGCCTACGGCCAGTACCTGTACCTGCTCACGGGGACGTCCTACGACGCCAGTGGCGGTGTGGTGAATTCGGAGATCACCTGCGTCGACATGAACACCGGCACGATCGTGCAGGGCCCGGTCCTCACCAAGGCGGGCGAGACTCTCGACTTCCGTGAGCCGGAAGGCCTCGCCATCTATCAGACGGTCGCCGGTGAGGTCCGGCTGTTCCTCGGCTTCGCCTCGGGCGCCGCCGGAGACCGCCGCTCGAACCTGTTCTACAAGAACGCACTCGTCTGA
- a CDS encoding S53 family peptidase, producing MRRTVSLTAVATLATAALALASPIGQAAQATASASHGVSVARACAASTEKDVMACNALQVTAGSPVSAHAESVLTAAAVPSGYGPASLQSAYNLPSASGGSGQTVAIVDAYDGPSAEADLAVYRSQYGLSACTTANGCFKKTDQNGGTKYPRGNSGWAEEISLDLDMVSAACPNCKILLVEAGSASMTNLGTAVNTAVRLGARFVSNSYGGSESSSDATYDSSYFNHPGVAITVSSGDGGYSVEYPAASKYVTAVGGTSLKTASTARGWTDTVWSGAGSGCSAYDAKPSWQKDSGCANRTVADVSAVADPNTGVAVYDTYGQGNGWMVFGGTSASSPLIAAVYALAGAPSSGSYPASFPYAHTSALYDVTSGSNGSCGGSYLCTGTTGYDGPSGLGTPNGAAAFTG from the coding sequence TTGCGCAGAACCGTTTCCCTCACCGCCGTGGCCACGCTCGCCACGGCCGCCCTCGCCCTGGCCTCACCCATCGGCCAGGCGGCCCAGGCCACCGCCTCCGCGTCCCACGGCGTCTCTGTCGCCCGTGCCTGCGCAGCGTCGACGGAGAAGGACGTGATGGCCTGCAACGCCCTTCAGGTCACCGCGGGCAGCCCCGTCTCGGCGCACGCCGAGAGCGTCCTGACAGCGGCCGCCGTTCCCTCCGGCTACGGCCCCGCCTCGCTGCAGTCGGCATACAACCTGCCGTCCGCGAGCGGCGGTTCGGGTCAGACGGTGGCAATCGTCGACGCCTATGACGGCCCGAGCGCCGAGGCCGACCTCGCCGTCTACCGCTCCCAGTACGGCCTGTCCGCCTGCACCACGGCCAACGGCTGCTTCAAGAAGACCGACCAGAACGGCGGTACCAAGTACCCGCGCGGCAACTCCGGCTGGGCCGAGGAGATCTCCCTCGACCTCGACATGGTCAGCGCGGCGTGTCCCAACTGCAAGATCCTGCTGGTGGAGGCCGGCTCGGCCAGCATGACCAATCTGGGCACGGCCGTGAACACCGCCGTCAGGCTGGGTGCGAGGTTCGTCTCCAACAGCTACGGCGGCTCCGAGTCGTCGAGCGACGCAACATACGACTCCAGCTACTTCAACCACCCGGGCGTCGCGATCACCGTCTCCTCGGGTGACGGCGGCTACAGCGTGGAGTACCCGGCGGCGTCCAAGTACGTGACGGCGGTGGGTGGTACATCTCTGAAGACCGCCTCTACCGCACGCGGCTGGACCGACACGGTGTGGAGCGGTGCGGGCTCCGGCTGCTCCGCGTACGACGCCAAGCCCAGTTGGCAGAAGGACTCCGGCTGCGCGAACCGTACGGTCGCGGACGTCTCGGCGGTCGCCGACCCGAACACCGGTGTCGCGGTGTACGACACCTACGGCCAGGGCAACGGCTGGATGGTCTTCGGCGGTACCAGCGCCTCCTCCCCGCTGATCGCGGCGGTCTACGCGCTGGCCGGTGCCCCGTCCTCCGGTTCCTACCCGGCATCCTTCCCGTATGCCCACACCTCGGCGCTGTACGACGTCACCAGCGGCTCCAACGGCAGTTGCGGCGGGTCGTACCTGTGCACCGGCACCACCGGCTACGACGGCCCGTCCGGGCTCGGCACACCGAACGGCGCGGCGGCCTTCACCGGCTGA
- a CDS encoding bifunctional polysaccharide deacetylase/glycosyltransferase family 2 protein, which yields MTDRRRTAPHRRSRTRRITPRAHWLLLCVLVVTLSAALLLQGYTHHMFGITSDNVTGPRGRAEAVPGRVTHGGPVIADAAGAPHTARPKAGTIALTFDDGPDPVWTPRILDVLRRNHVQATFFVVGTEVVDHPELVRRIVADGHEIGIHTFTHPDLSRLAPWQRSLELRETQLAVAGAAGVTTALLRPPYSSENDALNDADWSVLKQAGAAGYVTVLSTQDAEDWQRPGTDRIVANATPHGRAGQILLMHDGGGDRSQTVAALNTLIPRLKARGFQFATVGAAVGMAGPVQPAGLGEHLQGMALVTVLQAGDWAVRLLGVLMFAAGVISVLRAVVTVLAARRHRRLRKGRRGRSWGPPVTERVSVIVPAYNESAGIEAAVRSLVASDHPVEIIVVDDGSTDGTADLVESLRLPGVRVIRQENAGKPAALNTGLAAASCDLVVMVDGDTVFEPETVRTIVQPFADPRVGAVSGNAKVVNRGGLLGRWQHIEYVVGFNLDRRLFDLAECMPTVPGAVGAFRRRALLALGGVSDVTLAEDTDLTMALCRAGWRVVYEEHAVAWTEAPASLNALWRQRYRWCYGTLQAMWKHRGALIQRGAAGKLGRRGLVYLLLFQVLLPLLAPVVDVFGVYGLVFLDPLRITALWLAFLLLQLGMGLYAFRLDGERPGPLWSLPLQQFVYRQLMYLVVIQSVFTAVSGSRLRWQRMERYGSLRAPAGAEPSGDNRTAAPEQSEPYEAAQQPQPYEAVTHSGPYAAVPGPGPYASQPDPELYPSHPAPWPHEAHPQPWPYVTPPRPAPHDTTHEY from the coding sequence GCCGCCGCACCGCTCCTCACCGCCGCAGCCGTACCCGCCGGATCACCCCTCGCGCCCATTGGCTGCTGCTGTGTGTGCTCGTGGTGACCCTGTCGGCCGCCCTGCTGCTGCAGGGCTACACCCACCACATGTTCGGGATCACCTCGGACAACGTGACCGGCCCCCGGGGTCGCGCCGAGGCGGTGCCCGGCCGGGTGACCCACGGCGGCCCCGTGATCGCGGACGCCGCCGGCGCCCCGCACACCGCCCGCCCGAAGGCCGGCACCATCGCCCTCACCTTCGACGACGGCCCCGACCCCGTCTGGACGCCGCGCATCCTCGACGTGCTGCGCCGCAACCATGTGCAGGCGACCTTCTTCGTCGTCGGCACCGAGGTCGTGGACCACCCCGAACTGGTCCGCCGGATCGTCGCCGACGGCCACGAGATCGGCATCCACACCTTCACCCATCCCGACCTGTCCCGCCTCGCCCCGTGGCAGCGCTCGCTGGAGCTGCGCGAGACCCAGCTCGCGGTGGCCGGCGCGGCCGGGGTCACCACCGCGCTGCTGAGGCCGCCGTACTCCTCGGAGAACGACGCGCTGAACGACGCCGACTGGTCGGTCCTGAAGCAGGCTGGCGCGGCGGGCTACGTCACGGTGCTCTCCACCCAGGACGCCGAGGACTGGCAGCGCCCCGGCACGGACCGCATCGTCGCGAACGCGACCCCGCACGGTCGCGCCGGACAGATCCTGCTGATGCACGACGGCGGCGGCGACCGCTCCCAGACCGTCGCCGCGCTGAACACCCTGATCCCCCGGCTCAAGGCCCGGGGCTTCCAGTTCGCGACGGTCGGCGCCGCCGTCGGCATGGCCGGCCCCGTCCAGCCTGCCGGACTGGGCGAGCACCTCCAGGGCATGGCCCTCGTCACGGTGTTGCAGGCCGGCGACTGGGCCGTGCGGCTGCTGGGTGTGCTGATGTTCGCGGCCGGAGTGATCAGTGTGCTGCGTGCGGTGGTCACGGTGCTCGCGGCCCGCCGGCACCGGCGGCTGCGCAAGGGGCGCCGGGGCAGGTCGTGGGGGCCGCCGGTGACCGAACGGGTCAGCGTCATCGTCCCGGCGTACAACGAGAGCGCCGGAATCGAGGCGGCCGTACGCTCCCTGGTCGCCTCGGACCATCCGGTCGAGATCATTGTGGTGGACGACGGCTCCACCGACGGCACCGCCGACCTGGTGGAGTCCCTCCGCCTGCCCGGGGTGCGGGTGATCCGGCAGGAGAACGCGGGCAAGCCGGCCGCGCTCAACACCGGGCTCGCCGCGGCCTCCTGCGACCTGGTGGTCATGGTCGACGGCGACACGGTCTTCGAACCCGAAACCGTCCGCACGATCGTGCAGCCCTTCGCCGACCCGCGCGTGGGTGCCGTCTCGGGCAACGCCAAGGTCGTCAACCGCGGTGGCCTGCTGGGCCGTTGGCAGCACATCGAGTACGTGGTCGGCTTCAACCTCGACCGCCGCCTGTTCGACCTCGCCGAGTGCATGCCGACCGTGCCCGGCGCGGTCGGCGCCTTCCGCCGCCGGGCGCTGCTCGCCCTCGGCGGCGTCAGTGACGTCACCCTCGCCGAGGACACCGACCTCACCATGGCACTGTGCCGGGCCGGCTGGCGCGTGGTGTACGAGGAGCACGCGGTGGCCTGGACCGAGGCACCCGCCTCCCTGAACGCCCTGTGGCGCCAGCGGTACCGCTGGTGCTACGGCACCCTGCAGGCGATGTGGAAGCACCGCGGCGCCCTGATCCAGCGCGGCGCCGCCGGCAAGCTGGGCCGCCGGGGCCTGGTCTACCTCCTCCTCTTCCAGGTCCTGCTGCCCCTGCTCGCCCCGGTCGTCGATGTCTTCGGCGTCTACGGCCTGGTCTTCCTCGACCCACTCCGGATCACCGCCCTGTGGCTGGCCTTCCTTCTCCTGCAACTCGGCATGGGCCTGTACGCGTTCCGCCTGGACGGCGAGCGGCCCGGCCCGCTGTGGAGCCTGCCACTGCAGCAGTTCGTCTACCGTCAGCTGATGTACCTGGTGGTCATCCAGTCCGTCTTCACCGCCGTGTCGGGCTCACGACTGCGCTGGCAGCGCATGGAGCGCTACGGCAGCCTGAGGGCACCGGCGGGAGCGGAGCCCTCCGGGGACAACCGCACTGCCGCCCCTGAGCAGTCGGAACCGTACGAGGCCGCTCAGCAGCCGCAACCGTACGAGGCGGTCACCCATTCCGGACCGTACGCAGCCGTCCCGGGGCCCGGACCGTACGCGTCTCAGCCGGACCCTGAGCTGTACCCCTCCCACCCGGCCCCCTGGCCGCACGAAGCTCACCCACAGCCATGGCCGTACGTGACGCCTCCCCGGCCCGCGCCCCACGACACCACCCACGAGTACTGA